From Rutidosis leptorrhynchoides isolate AG116_Rl617_1_P2 chromosome 3, CSIRO_AGI_Rlap_v1, whole genome shotgun sequence, a single genomic window includes:
- the LOC139898458 gene encoding uncharacterized protein, translating into MGQAFRRASGRIRTLAAPTPPSSSSQLNKPPDRTQPKVTVDPNLPPGGNIDPSSDDQLRNSGDNVIEEQRDSEYDAMLSKMVGRIQTKPGGKLEMGEAYVVDKYNRPMPKLRNTTSETTRYEQRPAPPGTLNVAQLRQIILLYQGKSEEHDGPMDVNQIAQKFRIDVAQVERAVQFLSFPPEYFSNKQKKDQR; encoded by the exons ATGGGTCAGGCATTTCGTCGAGCATCTGGCAGGATCCGTACTCTTGCTGCACCCACACCTCCGTCTTCATCATCTCAGCTCAATAAACCACCTGATCGTACCCAACCCAAGGTCACCGTCGATCCCAACCTCCCTCCCGGTGGTAATATCGACCCTAGTTCCG ATGATCAACTAAGAAACAGTGGTGATAATGTTATCGAAGAACAACGTGATTCGGAATACGATGCTATGCTCAGCAAGATGGTTGGTCGAATTCAGACGAAACCTGGAGGGAAATTGGAGATGGGTGAG GCATATGTGGTGGACAAGTACAATAGACCCATGCCAAAGTTGAGAAATACAACTTCAGAGACTACCAGATATGAGCAGAGACCAGCTCCACCAGGAACCTTAAATGTCGCTCAGCTTCGTCAAATAATTCTTCTATATCAAGGCAAATCAGAAGAACATGATGGTCCTATGGATGTTAACCAAATAGCACAAAAGTTTCGTATCGATGTTGCTCAGGTTGAACGTGCTGTGCAGTTTCTCTCTTTCCCTCCAGAATATTTCAGTAATAAACAGAAAAAAGATCAAAGATAA
- the LOC139898459 gene encoding uncharacterized protein: MENNDDCSSDEISGKHSPFQQTYAYGLYGELVNVSRIGDEYQTEIPSLITNSEYLDYIKNPMQEEKVKAGVPNYKFLIGLDIPVFWINQKNTNDNVDEFLVPGCILKAWSEMERRSFVLGLYIFEKDFVSVQRFMGSKNIGEILSYYYGDFYRNDEYKRWSDCRKSRGKKCVLGQRIFSGLRQQEFLARLVPRVSQECQNSLLEVSRTFEDGGISLRHYVISLKTLIGLEMFVDAIAIGKGKQDLTGSAIEPTKENQSIHIRPEIPIGKACSALTTSEIVMFLTGDYRLSKARSNDLFWEAVWPRLLARGWHSEQPSGYNFAANGMRSLVFLMPGVKKFSRRLVKGEAYLDSVTDVLNKVALDPQLIELDCDENGKTEVKLENEEEEQEHRFPEKWKSYCYLQPRAPNTSLGNVLMKFTVVDTSLGGGKVVSVREFGPGKWNSRCRSDETHSELVSSDESDQETRVVKKQKVLDERKKPEKKNDGSDECPTRKVMKENLSRKSKQKISGHNAKKRRKLTACCRVDSKGGSSLERDMGSSSHVGSSSQANNVNHNHKLSSNLSFTSRCSSIDTVEEQGVDLIDLNVTPECGNGEFVRQVKENIVSPKEQENGGSRRQSTRNRPPTARALEAFANGFLTVNSRKKSKEDYYYNKGDYDYDYGLKPKKSRGCEVSESSTGDASSVVKGEDEDGVIEK; encoded by the exons ATGGAGAACAATGATGACTGTAGCAGTGATGAAATATCAGGGAAACATTCACCTTTTCAGCAAACGTATGCGTACGGACTGTACGGGGAACTAGTAAATGTTTCTCGTATTGGTGACGAGTACCAAACCGAAATCCCATCATTGATTACGAATTCCGAGTATCTCGATTACATCAAAAACCCAATGCAGGAGGAAAAAGTGAAGGCAGGAGTACCAAATTACAAGTTCTTGATAGGATTAGATATACCAGTATTTTGGATTAATCAAAAAAATACAAACGATAATGTGGATGAGTTTCTTGTTCCGGGGTGTATTTTGAAAGCGTGGAGTGAAATGGAGAGACGTAGTTTTGTGCTAGGGTTGTATATTTTCGAGAAGGATTTTGTTTCAGTGCAGAGATTTatggggagtaaaaatattggGGAGATATTATCGTATTACTATGGGGATTTTTATAGGAACGATGAATATAAAAGATGGTCAGATTGTAGAAAAAGTAGAGGTAAAAAGTGTGTTTTGGGACAAAGGATATTTAGTGGATTAAGACAACAGGAGTTTCTTGCTCGTTTGGTTCCCCGTGTTTCTCAAGAGTGCCAGAATTCGCTACTGGAG GTTTCTAGGACATTTGAAGATGGGGGGATATCACTCAGACACTACGTGATCTCCTTAAAAACGTTAATCGGACTTGAAATGTTTGTTGATGCTATCGCCATTGGAAAAGGTAAGCAAGATTTAACAGGAAGTGCAATCGAACCCACCAAGGAGAACCAATCAATACACATCCGTCCCGAAATACCGATCGGAAAAGCTTGTTCGGCTCTCACCACATCAGAAATCGTAATGTTTCTCACGGGTGATTATCGGTTAAGCAAAGCTCGATCCAATGATCTATTTTGGGAAGCTGTTTGGCCTCGTTTGCTTGCACGAGGGTGGCACTCTGAACAACCGAGTGGGTACAATTTTGCTGCAAACGGGATGCGTTCTTTGGTTTTTTTGATGCCAGGTGTTAAAAAGTTTTCAAGAAGATTAGTCAAAGGGGAAGCTTATTTGGATTCTGTAACGGATGTTTTGAATAAAGTTGCGTTGGACCCACAACTTATTGAACTCGATTGTGACGAGAATGGTAAAACTGAAGTTAAATTAGAAAACGAAGAGGAAGAACAAGAACATAGGTTTCCTGAAAAATGGAAAAGCTATTGTTATCTTCAACCTCGAGCTCCAAACACAAGTCTAGGTAATGTTTTAATGAAATTTACTGTGGTTGATACAAGTCTAGGTGGAGGAAAAGTCGTTAGCGTAAGAGAATTTGGACCCGGGAAGTGGAATTCAAGATGCCGTTCTGATGAAACTCACAGTGAGTTGGTTTCTAGTGATGAATCAGATCAAGAAACTCGTGTTGTTAAGAAACAGAAAGTGTTGGATGAAAGAAAAAAACCCGAAAAGAAAAATGACGGTTCAGATGAGTGTCCCACAAGAAAAGTTATGAAGGAAAATTTGAGTAGGAAGTCAAAACAAAAAATATCAGGGCATAATGCAAAAAAGCGTCGGAAATTAACCGCATGCTGTCGGGTAGACTCCAAAGGTGGTTCTAGCTTGGAACGAGACATGGGTTCATCATCTCATGTGGGTTCATCTtctcaagctaataatgttaatcataatcataaattgtCATCAAACTTAAGTTTTACTTCAAGATGCAGTTCAATTGATACTGTTGAAGAACAGGGGGTTGATTTAATCGATTTAAATGTTACCCCTGAATGTGGAAATGGTGAATTTGTGAGGCAagttaaagaaaatattgtgagtcCTAAAGAGCAAGAAAATGGTGGTTCGAGGAGACAGAGTACTCGAAATAGGCCACCAACGGCTAGAGCATTGGAAGCTTTTGCTAACGGTTTTTTGACGGTTAATAGTAGGAAGAAAAGCAAAGAAGATTACTACTACAACAAgggggattatgattatgattatggtttGAAACCGAAAAAATCTCGAGGTTGTGAAGTTAGTGAGAGTAGCACAGGTGATGCTTCTTCTGTTGTGAAGGGAGAGGATGAAGATGGAGTAATTGAGAAATAG